One window from the genome of Streptococcus halotolerans encodes:
- a CDS encoding ABC transporter permease, whose product MSEMSTVEQFFYYFSQNGSYILSQFLRHFLISVYGVLLAALVGIPLGIMIARKRKLRGFVMGIANVLQTIPSLAMISIIMLALGLGTKTVIATVFLYSLLPIISNTYAGIANVNDDLVDAAKGMGMTKKQRLFMVELPLSLSVIMAGIRNALVVAVGITAIGAFVGGGGLGDIIVRGTNATNGGAIILAGSLPTALMAILSDIGLGFVQRLLEPKGASRT is encoded by the coding sequence ATGAGTGAGATGTCTACGGTTGAACAATTTTTCTATTATTTTAGTCAGAATGGCTCATACATTCTTTCTCAATTTTTAAGACACTTTTTGATTTCTGTTTATGGTGTTCTTCTGGCTGCCCTAGTAGGTATCCCTCTAGGTATCATGATTGCTCGCAAGCGAAAACTTCGCGGCTTTGTCATGGGGATTGCTAATGTCTTACAAACGATTCCATCGCTGGCTATGATTTCTATTATCATGTTGGCTCTCGGACTGGGAACCAAAACGGTTATTGCGACGGTTTTCCTCTACTCGCTTTTACCAATTATCAGTAATACCTACGCTGGCATTGCTAATGTTAATGATGACTTGGTAGATGCAGCAAAAGGTATGGGGATGACTAAAAAGCAACGTCTCTTTATGGTAGAATTACCTCTTTCCTTATCTGTTATTATGGCAGGAATTAGAAATGCTTTGGTCGTTGCCGTTGGGATCACGGCGATTGGTGCTTTTGTAGGTGGCGGTGGTCTAGGAGATATTATCGTCCGAGGAACTAATGCTACCAATGGTGGTGCCATTATCTTAGCTGGGTCATTGCCAACAGCACTGATGGCCATATTGTCTGATATAGGCTTAGGATTTGTTCAAAGGTTATTAGAACCTAAAGGAGCCAGTCGAACATAA
- a CDS encoding osmoprotectant ABC transporter substrate-binding protein, with amino-acid sequence MKKLIVASVAFISLLALTACGLVKGSEGKTVKIAAQNTTESSIIANMIAELIEHETDSKATLVSNLGSSSVTHEALLRGDADISATRYTGTDITGALGMKAIKDPKKASKIVKREFKKRFDQTWFPTYGFADTYAFMVTDDYAKENNLETISDLSRVADTAKAGVDSTWMTREGDGYKEFTETYGFSFKNIYPMQIGLVYNAVESGKMQSVLGYSTDGRIPSYHLTILKDDKQFFPPYETSMVVNNELLRKNPKLKALLHRLDGKIDLETMQKLNYQVDDKLLEPSVVAKQFLEKQNYFREEND; translated from the coding sequence ATGAAAAAACTGATAGTAGCAAGTGTCGCTTTCATATCACTTCTTGCCCTCACTGCTTGTGGACTTGTAAAGGGAAGTGAAGGAAAAACAGTCAAAATTGCTGCGCAGAATACGACAGAATCAAGTATTATCGCTAATATGATTGCTGAATTAATTGAGCATGAAACTGACAGTAAGGCAACTTTAGTTTCCAACCTTGGCTCTTCTAGCGTCACCCACGAAGCCTTATTACGAGGTGATGCTGACATTTCCGCGACGAGATATACTGGAACAGATATCACAGGGGCTCTTGGCATGAAGGCCATCAAAGATCCTAAAAAAGCTTCGAAAATAGTGAAACGCGAATTCAAAAAACGTTTCGATCAGACCTGGTTTCCAACCTATGGTTTTGCTGATACTTATGCTTTTATGGTCACAGATGATTACGCAAAGGAAAACAATCTGGAAACTATTTCAGATTTAAGCAGAGTAGCGGATACGGCTAAGGCTGGAGTTGATAGTACCTGGATGACCCGCGAAGGTGATGGCTACAAGGAATTCACAGAAACCTATGGCTTCTCATTCAAGAACATTTACCCAATGCAAATTGGCCTGGTCTATAATGCTGTTGAAAGTGGTAAGATGCAGTCTGTTTTGGGTTATTCGACAGATGGTCGTATTCCAAGTTATCATTTAACCATTCTAAAGGATGACAAGCAATTTTTCCCACCATATGAAACGTCTATGGTTGTTAACAACGAGCTCTTACGCAAGAATCCGAAATTGAAGGCATTGCTCCATCGGCTTGATGGTAAAATTGACCTAGAAACGATGCAAAAACTTAATTATCAAGTGGATGATAAATTATTAGAACCTTCTGTAGTGGCTAAGCAGTTCTTAGAAAAGCAAAATTATTTTAGAGAGGAGAATGACTAA
- a CDS encoding ABC transporter permease, which translates to MNAFLAQYGGQLLHKTWEQIYISAIALALGILVAVPIGVVLTRYQKLAKVIIGLASMLQTIPSLALLAMMIPLFGVGKLPAIFALFIYSLLPILRNTYIGLENVSPVLKDSAKGMGMKPSQSILQVELPLAMPVIMTGIRLSAIYVIAWATLASYVGAGGLGDLIFSGLSLFQPPLIIGGTIPVILLSLVADFLLGKLEVALTPRQKREVA; encoded by the coding sequence ATTAATGCTTTTCTAGCTCAATATGGTGGTCAGCTTCTCCACAAAACTTGGGAGCAAATCTATATTTCTGCTATTGCCTTAGCCTTAGGTATCCTTGTGGCAGTTCCGATAGGTGTTGTTTTAACGCGCTATCAAAAACTAGCCAAAGTGATTATTGGCTTAGCTAGTATGTTACAAACGATTCCTAGTTTAGCCTTGCTAGCCATGATGATTCCCTTATTTGGGGTTGGTAAATTACCAGCTATCTTTGCTCTGTTTATTTATTCTTTATTACCCATTTTAAGAAATACTTATATCGGTCTTGAAAATGTGAGTCCTGTTTTAAAAGACAGTGCTAAAGGAATGGGAATGAAACCAAGTCAGTCTATTTTACAGGTAGAACTCCCTTTGGCTATGCCAGTCATTATGACAGGGATTCGTCTGTCAGCCATCTATGTTATTGCTTGGGCAACGCTAGCATCTTACGTTGGTGCAGGTGGTTTGGGAGATTTGATTTTTAGTGGATTGAGTCTCTTTCAACCGCCACTTATTATTGGTGGTACTATTCCTGTTATCTTATTATCCTTAGTCGCTGATTTTCTTCTTGGGAAACTAGAAGTTGCTCTAACGCCAAGACAGAAGAGGGAGGTGGCATAA
- a CDS encoding betaine/proline/choline family ABC transporter ATP-binding protein (Members of the family are the ATP-binding subunit of ABC transporters for substrates such as betaine, L-proline or other amino acids, choline, carnitine, etc. The substrate specificity is best determined from the substrate-binding subunit, rather than this subunit, as it interacts with the permease subunit and not with substrate directly.): MTNQPIIEFKNIKKIYGNNTAVDTANLSVNAGEFICFIGTSGSGKTTLMRMINRMLKPSEGHIYFEGKDISTINPIHLRRKIGYVIQNIGLMPHMTIYENITLVPKLLKWPEDKKKAKAKELIKLVELPEEFLDRYPSELSGGQQQRIGVIRALAADQDVILMDEPFGALDPITREGIQDLVKTLQEKMGKTIVLVTHDMDEALKLASRIVVMDNGQMVQVATPDEILHHPATEFVEKIIGDERLMQAQMDITPVKSIMLKNPVSITADQTISDAITLMRERRVDTLLVTEDQRLIGLIDLESISNQYRKNLLVSDILQRDVFKIKEDALLRDASQKILKRGLKYVPVVNDQGHLTGIVTRSALVDMMYDVIWGSQEQEGGQNE; the protein is encoded by the coding sequence ATGACCAATCAACCTATTATTGAATTTAAAAATATCAAAAAAATATACGGTAATAATACCGCTGTTGATACAGCAAATCTATCAGTAAATGCGGGGGAATTTATTTGTTTTATTGGTACTAGTGGATCAGGAAAAACAACCCTGATGCGGATGATTAACCGCATGTTGAAACCCTCAGAAGGTCATATTTATTTTGAGGGAAAAGACATTTCGACTATCAATCCTATTCATTTGCGCCGAAAAATTGGTTATGTGATTCAAAATATCGGTCTTATGCCACATATGACTATTTATGAAAATATCACCTTGGTTCCTAAGCTTCTGAAATGGCCTGAAGATAAGAAAAAAGCTAAAGCCAAAGAATTGATCAAACTGGTGGAATTGCCTGAAGAATTTTTAGATCGTTACCCGTCTGAATTATCAGGTGGTCAACAGCAAAGGATTGGTGTTATTCGTGCCTTAGCTGCCGATCAAGATGTTATCTTGATGGACGAACCGTTTGGTGCCCTTGATCCCATCACACGTGAGGGGATTCAGGACCTCGTTAAAACCTTGCAAGAAAAAATGGGCAAAACCATTGTTTTGGTGACACATGATATGGATGAAGCTTTGAAATTGGCTAGTCGTATTGTTGTGATGGATAATGGGCAAATGGTGCAAGTAGCTACGCCGGATGAAATCCTGCATCATCCAGCCACAGAATTTGTTGAAAAAATAATTGGTGACGAACGATTGATGCAAGCTCAAATGGATATTACACCAGTTAAATCTATTATGCTTAAAAATCCTGTTTCCATAACAGCTGATCAGACTATTTCAGATGCTATTACTCTAATGAGGGAACGTCGTGTTGATACTTTACTTGTAACAGAAGATCAAAGGTTAATCGGTTTGATTGATTTAGAATCTATCAGTAATCAGTATCGTAAAAATCTTTTGGTATCAGATATTCTTCAAAGAGATGTTTTTAAAATTAAAGAAGATGCCCTTTTACGAGATGCTTCTCAAAAAATTCTCAAACGTGGCTTGAAGTACGTGCCTGTTGTCAACGATCAAGGGCATCTTACTGGGATTGTAACCAGGTCAGCTCTTGTTGATATGATGTATGATGTTATTTGGGGTTCTCAAGAGCAGGAGGGAGGTCAAAATGAGTGA
- a CDS encoding GNAT family N-acetyltransferase, whose product MVEISFNAKEQRAVAHDGSKEIGECTYQVIDDVWIINHTFVDSEYGGQGIAKKLVEKIIWQAREAKVNVSASCSYAINLFNKTNDYDDVLVDD is encoded by the coding sequence ATGGTTGAGATTTCATTTAATGCAAAAGAGCAACGTGCTGTTGCTCATGATGGCAGTAAGGAAATAGGAGAGTGTACCTATCAGGTAATAGATGATGTTTGGATTATCAATCATACTTTTGTTGATTCAGAGTATGGCGGTCAAGGAATTGCCAAAAAACTTGTGGAAAAAATCATTTGGCAAGCGCGTGAAGCAAAAGTTAATGTTTCAGCTAGCTGTTCCTATGCTATCAATCTCTTTAACAAGACAAACGACTATGATGATGTCCTTGTCGATGATTAA
- a CDS encoding TVP38/TMEM64 family protein, translating to MNNPKKTTRSFIRVLSTIILLLSLVFVYFLVVNLDIVHNPDALQELIKKDLVIGSLLFFGLQVIQVLIAPIPGGVITVVGILAFGPVLGFLLDYLGILLGSWLLFRLVRKFGRSVIHLMLSEEKLSAYENRFFGHYFQKLVALVMLAPIGPADITVMLAGLSKMTEKRLMIILAICRPLSIISYSYFWIYGGHWLDQFLHF from the coding sequence ATGAATAACCCTAAAAAAACAACTCGTTCTTTCATTAGAGTACTGTCAACGATAATACTTCTTTTATCTTTGGTTTTTGTGTATTTTTTGGTGGTCAATTTAGATATTGTTCACAATCCGGATGCTTTACAGGAATTGATTAAAAAAGATTTGGTCATAGGCTCGCTATTGTTTTTCGGATTACAGGTTATTCAGGTTTTGATTGCACCAATTCCTGGCGGAGTTATTACGGTTGTAGGCATTTTAGCATTTGGACCTGTTTTAGGATTTTTATTAGATTATTTAGGGATTCTTTTAGGCAGCTGGCTTTTGTTTCGTTTGGTCAGGAAATTCGGACGATCAGTTATTCATCTCATGCTTTCAGAAGAGAAGTTATCAGCTTATGAGAACCGATTTTTTGGGCATTATTTTCAAAAATTAGTAGCCCTTGTTATGCTAGCTCCAATCGGCCCAGCGGATATTACGGTTATGTTGGCTGGTTTGAGTAAGATGACAGAGAAAAGATTGATGATAATTTTAGCCATCTGTCGTCCACTATCAATCATTTCTTATAGCTATTTTTGGATCTATGGCGGTCATTGGTTGGATCAGTTCTTGCATTTTTGA
- a CDS encoding ABC transporter permease → MENWRFAFSSILSHKMRSFLTMLGIIIGVAAVVIIMGLGDAMKKSVSDSFTGDQKQVRLYYKGKGADDDPYAAFFGEGGSEKPVQMAWLDQIVAVIPGIDSYFVTNSANGKISYRKKELDNAMITGVSQQYFEVKNYDIVEGRQFQKGDYSHFSRIIMIDTIMSDRLFGKKHYKKALNKILTVGDKDYLVTGVFKASNDSAGINGAAVMTNTQVAQEFQTDEVSQIFVHVNEVSNSQTLGKLAAKELTELSQERNGKYMVADNSAILKDINREFGIMTTVIGAIAGISLLVGGIGVMNIMLVSVTERTREIGLRKALGATRRNILTQFLIEAVVLTVLGGCLGLLLAFVAVSSLGAAMSLPGATVSLQVAFVAITFSACIGIMFGLLPANKASQLNPIEALRYE, encoded by the coding sequence GTGGAAAATTGGAGATTTGCCTTTAGTTCAATACTTAGCCATAAAATGCGTTCCTTCTTGACCATGCTGGGGATTATTATTGGGGTAGCCGCAGTTGTTATCATTATGGGACTAGGTGATGCAATGAAAAAAAGTGTTTCTGATAGTTTTACTGGAGACCAGAAGCAAGTTAGGTTATACTATAAGGGAAAAGGTGCAGATGATGACCCCTACGCTGCCTTTTTTGGTGAAGGTGGTTCTGAAAAACCGGTCCAAATGGCTTGGTTAGATCAAATAGTTGCCGTCATCCCAGGGATTGATTCCTATTTTGTGACTAATTCAGCTAATGGTAAAATATCTTATCGTAAAAAGGAACTGGATAATGCCATGATTACTGGTGTGAGTCAACAGTATTTTGAAGTCAAAAATTATGACATTGTCGAAGGACGCCAGTTCCAAAAAGGAGATTATAGTCACTTTTCCAGAATTATTATGATCGATACCATTATGTCAGATCGGCTATTCGGTAAAAAGCACTATAAAAAAGCGCTGAATAAGATTTTGACAGTTGGGGATAAGGACTATTTGGTCACAGGTGTTTTTAAGGCTTCCAATGACTCGGCAGGTATCAATGGTGCAGCTGTTATGACAAACACTCAAGTAGCTCAAGAATTTCAAACAGATGAGGTTAGTCAAATTTTTGTTCATGTCAATGAGGTGTCTAATAGTCAGACCTTAGGTAAACTGGCTGCTAAGGAGTTGACTGAGTTATCACAGGAGCGAAATGGTAAATACATGGTGGCAGATAATAGTGCTATCTTGAAGGACATTAATCGAGAGTTTGGTATTATGACAACGGTTATCGGTGCTATTGCCGGTATCTCGCTCTTGGTGGGTGGCATTGGTGTTATGAATATCATGCTGGTTTCAGTGACTGAGCGAACCAGAGAAATTGGTCTTAGGAAAGCTTTGGGGGCTACCCGTCGTAATATCTTGACACAATTCTTGATTGAAGCTGTGGTCTTAACTGTGTTAGGTGGGTGTCTAGGTCTTTTACTTGCCTTTGTTGCTGTTAGTAGTTTAGGCGCTGCGATGAGTTTGCCAGGAGCAACTGTCTCATTACAGGTCGCCTTTGTTGCCATTACTTTTTCAGCTTGTATTGGTATTATGTTTGGACTGCTTCCTGCCAATAAAGCGAGTCAATTAAACCCAATTGAGGCTTTGCGTTATGAATAA
- a CDS encoding ABC transporter ATP-binding protein — translation MDNNKVLMQLKGITKSYRNGEQELQVLKGIDLTVYEGDFLAIMGPSGSGKSTLMNIIGLLDRPSSGSYDLDGQSVSSLSSKSLAKVRNQEIGFVFQQFFLLSKMNALQNVELPLIYGGVSVSRRKQLAKQFLEKVELGDRIKHLPSELSGGQKQRVALARALVNNPAIILADEPTGALDTKTGKQIMELLQSLNNEGKTIIMVTHEPEIADYAKRKIVIRDGEMTLDTTESVRID, via the coding sequence ATGGACAATAACAAGGTGTTAATGCAATTAAAAGGCATTACGAAGTCTTATCGAAACGGTGAACAAGAACTTCAGGTGTTAAAAGGGATTGATTTAACCGTTTATGAAGGTGATTTTTTAGCCATAATGGGACCATCCGGATCAGGGAAATCAACATTGATGAATATTATAGGTCTTTTAGACAGACCTAGCTCAGGGAGTTATGATCTAGATGGGCAGTCTGTTTCTAGCTTATCGAGTAAGTCACTAGCTAAAGTGCGTAATCAGGAAATCGGATTCGTTTTTCAACAGTTTTTTTTACTCTCCAAAATGAATGCTTTACAGAATGTTGAACTTCCTTTGATTTATGGTGGGGTCAGTGTTAGTCGAAGAAAACAATTGGCCAAACAATTTTTAGAAAAAGTTGAGCTTGGTGATCGGATAAAACATTTACCATCAGAATTATCAGGTGGCCAGAAACAAAGAGTCGCCCTTGCTCGTGCCCTGGTAAACAATCCTGCTATTATTTTGGCTGATGAACCGACAGGGGCACTGGATACCAAAACAGGCAAGCAGATTATGGAATTGCTTCAATCGTTAAATAATGAAGGAAAAACCATCATTATGGTTACTCATGAACCAGAGATTGCCGATTATGCTAAACGCAAGATTGTTATCCGAGATGGTGAAATGACATTAGATACGACGGAGAGTGTTCGAATAGATTAG
- a CDS encoding efflux RND transporter periplasmic adaptor subunit — MVRHVKSSGLKKKLWIGFGGLVLLIGGFSVYQMATSRHNTKKETRYKTSTVTSGKIASSTLLSGKVSALSEQYVYYDNSKGSSATVTVEVGQQIGKGQQLVQYDATSAQASYDTAVRHLNKVGRQINTLQTYGTQAAVPAETGNEQGIGSSDSATNQTTTTSPTAGQTYNQQLQDLYDAYADAESEVAKAQEALNQTVVLSDVDGTVVEVNDSIDPSAKESQTLVHVATQGELQVKGKLTEYDLANLKKGDEVIIKSKVYPDKKWKGKISSISDYPEQATGTGDASNAGSSGAKYEYKADITSDLEALKQGFTVSVEVVNNKESLLVPTSAIVHSKGKDYVWRYDKLTKKVSRQKVEVGRADAKAQEVLSGLAKDDRIIANPNKALKESQKISDDKIMGDKTPKTNSKEK, encoded by the coding sequence ATGGTAAGACATGTCAAAAGTTCGGGTTTAAAGAAAAAATTATGGATAGGATTTGGTGGGTTGGTTCTGTTGATAGGTGGTTTTAGTGTTTATCAGATGGCAACCTCCCGACATAACACTAAAAAGGAAACGAGATACAAGACTAGCACGGTCACAAGTGGCAAAATTGCCTCATCCACTCTATTATCTGGAAAAGTGTCAGCCTTATCCGAACAGTATGTTTATTATGATAATTCCAAAGGCAGTTCAGCTACCGTGACTGTCGAAGTTGGTCAACAAATTGGCAAAGGTCAGCAATTGGTTCAATATGATGCCACTAGCGCTCAAGCAAGCTATGATACAGCTGTGCGACATCTAAATAAGGTAGGTCGACAAATAAATACGTTGCAAACTTATGGCACACAAGCTGCTGTTCCCGCAGAGACAGGAAATGAGCAAGGTATAGGAAGTTCGGATTCAGCGACCAATCAAACGACGACAACAAGTCCGACTGCTGGGCAAACCTATAATCAGCAATTGCAAGATTTGTATGATGCCTATGCTGATGCTGAATCTGAAGTAGCCAAAGCTCAAGAAGCCTTAAATCAGACAGTTGTCTTGAGTGACGTAGATGGGACAGTTGTTGAAGTGAATGATTCCATTGACCCATCTGCTAAAGAAAGTCAGACACTTGTTCATGTTGCAACACAAGGAGAATTACAAGTAAAAGGAAAACTGACAGAATACGACTTGGCAAATCTGAAAAAAGGTGATGAGGTTATTATCAAATCCAAAGTTTATCCAGATAAAAAATGGAAAGGTAAAATCAGCAGTATTTCGGATTATCCAGAACAAGCCACTGGTACGGGTGATGCCTCTAACGCTGGATCAAGTGGTGCCAAATACGAATATAAAGCTGATATCACCAGTGATTTAGAAGCATTGAAACAAGGGTTTACAGTATCTGTTGAAGTGGTGAACAATAAAGAATCTCTGCTAGTTCCTACATCGGCTATTGTTCATTCAAAAGGAAAAGACTACGTTTGGCGCTATGACAAATTAACGAAGAAGGTCAGCAGGCAGAAAGTTGAAGTTGGTAGAGCAGATGCTAAAGCTCAAGAGGTTTTAAGCGGTTTGGCAAAGGATGACCGAATTATTGCTAATCCTAATAAGGCTTTAAAAGAGAGTCAAAAAATAAGCGATGATAAGATAATGGGTGACAAAACTCCTAAAACTAATAGCAAGGAGAAATAG
- a CDS encoding serine hydrolase, with amino-acid sequence MLRRTFGGAYMAKWMREAGVNAALSVPGYPYITANELAKLWERNDRFFQTTSVGKTMSTWFESPNLSPIHANLSAQYNTKSKAGWIGLPGYHAANDAGVVTTPKGRYVLAITSDADGKLSLLNSLVTTLNNIYKTI; translated from the coding sequence TTGTTAAGACGTACATTTGGTGGTGCCTATATGGCAAAATGGATGAGAGAAGCGGGAGTCAATGCTGCTCTTTCAGTACCAGGATATCCTTATATCACAGCAAATGAGCTGGCGAAATTATGGGAACGAAATGATCGCTTTTTTCAAACTACCTCAGTTGGAAAAACAATGTCAACATGGTTTGAATCTCCTAACTTATCACCAATACACGCCAATTTATCTGCACAGTACAATACTAAATCAAAAGCAGGTTGGATTGGTTTGCCAGGCTACCACGCTGCCAACGATGCAGGAGTAGTTACAACACCTAAGGGGCGATATGTCTTAGCTATCACAAGTGATGCAGATGGGAAGTTAAGTCTGTTAAATAGCTTGGTAACAACCTTGAATAACATTTACAAAACGATATAA